The Gordonia sp. KTR9 genome contains a region encoding:
- a CDS encoding HNH endonuclease — MFDGADPGSLSDEVLEARVLGYAAQITALTADFLELVGELDERESWRGPGIHSLAHWLSWKAGIAPRTAHEHVRVAKAIRELPVIRTAFGEGRLSYSKVRALTRVATPERERELVNVALSCTASQLDRAVRAMGQIDRDRGVEEDNRPPKESTGRWKWNVDGSLSVSLRLSPLDGARFLAGAVRAEYERTRTCDDPDLPTAGSVPRNTEPDSEVVPSRRRDLWRQVPSDVAPAVVAMAGMVHDGIAMPDVAPGAEILIHAGEGVEQAHLDDGPALSEVEVAEARCGASTRDVVSRRVPGQPGKLALLGVGRRSRVPTKALVRALFVRDRCCQMPGCGRTRHLHAHHVQWWSVGGRTDPDNLILLCGSCHRSLHRGEFSITAHGEQRFTFHGPGGAEIAVAPPTVRPYGWRPDWRVGVEATVPVGGGRMDLGYTTEVLYAVWEWKERNSSGADIERSAA, encoded by the coding sequence ATGTTCGACGGTGCGGATCCCGGGTCGTTGTCTGATGAGGTTCTCGAGGCGAGGGTGTTGGGGTATGCCGCGCAGATCACGGCGCTGACAGCGGATTTCCTTGAACTGGTGGGGGAGTTGGACGAGCGGGAGTCGTGGCGGGGGCCGGGGATTCATTCATTGGCGCACTGGTTGTCGTGGAAGGCCGGCATTGCACCGCGAACGGCGCATGAGCATGTGAGGGTCGCAAAGGCGATACGAGAATTGCCGGTGATCCGCACGGCATTTGGCGAAGGCCGGTTGTCGTATTCGAAGGTGCGGGCGTTGACGCGGGTGGCCACGCCGGAGCGTGAGCGGGAGTTGGTGAATGTGGCGCTGTCGTGCACGGCGAGTCAGTTGGATCGGGCGGTGCGGGCGATGGGTCAGATCGATCGTGATCGTGGCGTCGAGGAGGACAACCGGCCGCCGAAGGAGTCGACGGGCCGGTGGAAGTGGAATGTTGATGGGTCGTTGTCGGTGTCGTTGAGGTTGAGTCCGTTGGATGGGGCGCGGTTTCTGGCCGGTGCGGTGCGTGCGGAGTATGAACGCACCCGGACCTGCGACGATCCGGATCTACCCACCGCCGGCAGTGTTCCGCGGAACACCGAACCGGACTCCGAGGTGGTTCCGTCGCGGCGTCGGGATCTGTGGCGGCAGGTGCCGTCGGATGTGGCGCCGGCGGTGGTGGCGATGGCCGGCATGGTGCATGACGGGATCGCGATGCCTGATGTTGCGCCGGGTGCGGAGATCCTCATTCATGCCGGTGAGGGGGTGGAGCAGGCTCATCTCGATGACGGTCCGGCGTTGTCTGAGGTCGAGGTGGCCGAGGCTCGGTGCGGTGCGTCGACTCGAGATGTGGTGAGTCGCAGGGTTCCCGGGCAGCCGGGGAAGCTGGCGTTGTTGGGTGTGGGGCGTCGTAGTCGTGTGCCGACCAAGGCGTTGGTGCGGGCGTTGTTTGTGCGGGATCGGTGTTGTCAGATGCCGGGGTGTGGTCGGACGCGTCATCTGCATGCTCACCATGTGCAGTGGTGGTCGGTGGGTGGGCGGACGGATCCGGACAATCTGATCTTGTTGTGCGGGTCGTGTCATCGGTCGTTGCATCGGGGTGAGTTCTCGATCACTGCGCACGGTGAGCAGCGGTTTACGTTTCACGGCCCCGGCGGGGCCGAGATCGCGGTTGCTCCGCCGACGGTGAGACCCTATGGGTGGCGGCCCGATTGGCGGGTCGGTGTGGAGGCGACGGTCCCGGTCGGTGGGGGTCGGATGGATCTGGGGTACACCACCGAGGTGCTCTACGCGGTGTGGGAATGGAAGGAACGCAATTCTTCTGGTGCCGACATCGAAAGGTCAGCGGCGTAG
- a CDS encoding HNH endonuclease, whose translation MATRSTTRANRYAKRRRKRVASRDNDLTDTQWLALQQAWGGCAYCGAVGVALQRDCMLAISRGGRYTVANVVPCCGPCNASKCNSEVTTWMRRKKLDEKAFLVRQFEVSRELAGFVDPVD comes from the coding sequence GTGGCCACCCGCAGCACGACCCGCGCCAACCGCTACGCGAAGCGACGTCGCAAGCGGGTCGCGTCCCGTGACAACGACCTCACCGACACCCAGTGGCTCGCTCTGCAGCAGGCCTGGGGTGGGTGCGCGTACTGCGGCGCCGTCGGAGTCGCCCTGCAGCGCGACTGCATGCTGGCCATCTCCCGGGGCGGCCGGTACACCGTCGCCAACGTCGTGCCGTGCTGCGGTCCGTGCAATGCCAGCAAGTGCAATTCCGAGGTCACGACGTGGATGCGGCGCAAGAAGCTCGACGAGAAGGCGTTCCTGGTCCGGCAATTCGAGGTGAGCAGGGAACTCGCCGGCTTCGTGGATCCGGTCGACTGA
- a CDS encoding TetR/AcrR family transcriptional regulator, translating to MPDAVNGRSDGAATSRSPGQRTRRYDTSRRRAAAAQTRLRILDTARRLFLSQGYAATTVAAIARGAAVSPDTVYTVVGRKPAMFRELIELALSGTDQPVPGARRDYVARMLAEDDARRKLAIYAHAVTAIQGRLAPLFLVLRDAAALDTDLRDLWEEITERRAENMRRLAADLASTGATRTDLTVDEIADIVWTMNSSEYYSMLVTDRGWTPDRFSTWLHDAWCRLLLSDPTHPV from the coding sequence ATGCCCGACGCAGTCAATGGCCGGTCCGACGGGGCGGCCACATCCCGATCCCCAGGTCAGCGCACCCGCCGGTACGACACCAGCCGTCGCCGCGCGGCGGCCGCGCAGACCCGTTTGCGCATCCTCGACACGGCTCGTCGACTGTTCCTGTCCCAGGGTTACGCGGCGACGACCGTCGCCGCGATAGCGCGCGGTGCCGCAGTCTCGCCCGACACGGTCTACACAGTCGTCGGCCGGAAACCGGCGATGTTCCGGGAACTGATCGAACTCGCGCTGTCGGGTACCGACCAACCAGTTCCCGGCGCGCGGCGCGACTATGTCGCACGCATGCTCGCCGAGGACGACGCGCGCCGGAAACTGGCGATCTACGCCCACGCTGTCACCGCGATCCAAGGACGGCTCGCACCGTTGTTTCTCGTCCTGCGGGACGCCGCGGCCCTCGACACCGACCTGCGGGATCTGTGGGAGGAGATCACCGAGCGGCGCGCGGAGAACATGCGTCGGCTCGCGGCAGACCTCGCCTCGACCGGGGCCACGCGTACGGATCTGACCGTCGACGAGATCGCCGACATCGTCTGGACGATGAACTCCTCCGAGTACTACTCGATGCTCGTGACGGACCGCGGATGGACACCGGACCGTTTCTCGACCTGGCTGCACGACGCGTGGTGCCGACTACTTCTCAGCGATCCCACCCATCCCGTGTGA